TTTTACGTCAGACTTCAATGATAGCTATAATGGCAGCAGGTACATTTTTTGTTATGGTAGGCGGTGGAATAGATATTTCAGTAGGTGCATTGGTTGGATTAACAGGTATAGTTTTTGCAGGCAGCATTGTAAGTTTAAATATGCCACCATTTGTAGCGTTTATTTTAGCTATACTAGTAGGTGCATTAGCAGGTGGAATAAATGGATGGCAGGTTACAAAGCTTGGTATACCCCCAATGATAGCTACCTTGGGAATGATGTCAGTTGCTAGAGGATTGACCTATGTATTAACAAATGCGTATCCTATTTCAGGTTTACCAAGCTCAATAGCTTTTATAGGTAGAGGTTATTTGTTAGGTATTCCATGGCCGGTAATAATTATGTTGGTTGTATTTTTATTAGCGCATTTTGTATCCCAGAAAACTAGATTTGGAAGATTTGTATATGCTGCCGGTGGTAACGAAGAAGCCGCATATTTGTCAGGTATAAAGGTTTTAAAGGTAAAGACTATTACCTATATTATTGGCGGTGCATTAGCTGCTATAAGTGGTATTATTCTGGTGTCAAGACTAGCATCAGGTCAACCGAATGCGGGTTTAGGTTGGGAATTTGAAGCAGTTATAGCAACAGTTATAGGCGGAGTGAGTATCACAGGTGGAAAAGGTAAAGCAATAGGTGTGCTTTTCGGAGCAGTTTTGATAGGTATATTGATGAATGGTATGACATTATTAGATATATCATCATATTACCAGGAAATGATTAAAGGACTAGTATTGGTATTTGCAATAGGTCTAGATGTATATAAGACAAAGAAAGAAAACGAAGTATGAAACTAGGAGGTATTTTATGAGTGATAATAA
The Clostridia bacterium DNA segment above includes these coding regions:
- a CDS encoding ABC transporter permease, with protein sequence MGLKTKGDTKNSVVEKDQNSFVQKLKGFLSEYVIIYAVIILTVILAIFSDAFFTVDNIMNVLRQTSMIAIMAAGTFFVMVGGGIDISVGALVGLTGIVFAGSIVSLNMPPFVAFILAILVGALAGGINGWQVTKLGIPPMIATLGMMSVARGLTYVLTNAYPISGLPSSIAFIGRGYLLGIPWPVIIMLVVFLLAHFVSQKTRFGRFVYAAGGNEEAAYLSGIKVLKVKTITYIIGGALAAISGIILVSRLASGQPNAGLGWEFEAVIATVIGGVSITGGKGKAIGVLFGAVLIGILMNGMTLLDISSYYQEMIKGLVLVFAIGLDVYKTKKENEV